The window GCGCTTATTCCCTTCGGCAACCGGAACACGCTGGCGGCCAACAGTTTGCTGACGGTGGCCGGTTGGCTGCTGGATATGACGGCCAGCTTCATTTTGGTGCGAACATTTCTGCCCGGTCTTGGCTTTTTAGAAAGCGCGACGGCGTCGATGTTCGCCTGCCTCGCCTCTATTCTCAGCTTCGTCCCGGGCGGCATCGGCATCGGCGCGGCGGGTTATACGGTCATCCTCGCCCTGTTGGGATACGACGTAACTCTCGTGGGTTCGGCCGCCGTGTTGTGGACCGTCATTGCGCACGGCGTGCGGGCGACGATGGCCGGCGTGATGAGTCGCGTGGCTTGATTAGTTGGCGCGCACGGCGCGGTTGTCGGCCCACCGCTTGGTCTTGGTGATTTCCTCTTTCATCGTCACCGACAGCGGCACCATGGCGTTGAGCGCGCGATAAATGTCGGAGATTTCCAGTTCGCGGTGCTCGCTGAACGCTGCGTACAAACCGGAGATAATCGCCGTTTCGATTTCCGCGCCCGTGTAGCCTCCGGCGCTCTTGGCCAAACCCTCGATGCTCACGGTGCTTGCTTTCTTACCGCGCTTTTCCAAATGGATGCGGAAGATTTCGGCCCGCTCGGCGTAGTCGGGCAGATCGACGAAAAAGATTTCATCGAAGCGGCCCTTACGAATCATCTCCGGCGGCAGGCGATCGATGTCGTTGGCGGTCGCGGCGGTGAACACGGGTGCTTTTTTCTCCTGCATCCACGTCAGGAACGAAGCAAAGATGCGGCTGGTGGATCCCGATTCCACCGAGTCGGAAAAGACGCTGATGCCCATTTCGATTTCGTCGATCCAAAGCACCGCCGGCGCCACGGCCTCGACGGTCAAGATGGCGCGACGCAGGCTTTCTTCCGGCGAGCCGCCGAAGTCGGAGAAAATGCGGCCCATGTCCAGGCGCATCAGCGGCAGACGCCAATGGGCGGCCAGCGCCTGAATCACCAAGCTTTTGCCGCAGCCGGAAATGCCGGTGATCAAAATGCCCTTTGGAACCGGCAGGCCGAAATCGCGCGCTTCTTTCGTGAAGCCGCGGGCACGAATCTTGGCCCATTTCTTAAAATTATTCAGGCCGCCGACGTGACGCATGCGGATTGTGTTGGGCACAAATTCGACGATTTCGGATTTGCGCAGCAGTTGTCGCTTCTCTTCGATCACTTCCTCAATGGCCGAGATTTCGAAGGTGCCGCGCGTGGCCAATATTTTCCCGGCCACGGCGGATGTTTCCTCGGCGGTCAAGCCCAGGAAGGAGCGAATCAGCGCCTCGCTGTCTTGGGCGTTGAGATTGTCGAGCGCATGCATGTTTCTTGTTTCGACGGTGTCGGCGAGGATTTCCCCGATCTCGACCATGTCGGGCAGCGGGTAGTCGACGATGGTGATTTGCTTTTCCATTTCGGGTGGGATCGTCAGAATCGGCGCGAGGATTAAAATTGTTTTGCCGGTTCCCTTGAGCAGGCTGTGAGCGTCGCGCAGACGGCGAACCACGTCGGGGCGGGCTTTGAGATAGGCGTGGAAATCCTTGAGGATAAAGAGGCCCGCATCGACCGTTTCAATCGCCAGGTCGATGGCGGCGACGGGATCGCCCAAAGCATATCCGGGGCCGTCGGGGCCGTCATTGTATCCTTCGGTGGTCGACCAGATATAGATATTGCGCGCCGGCTGCAACGTCGCCGCAAGCATTGTGAGGTGTGCCTGCACGCGGGATTCTTCGTAGGTCAAGATGTACATCAGCGGGTAGTCCGCTTCCACGTGAATGCGTACGCTTTCCATTGGACTGGGCAGCAACATGCCGATCTCCCTGCAATTCGGGCTAGGCCCCGACAATTCACACGATCGCCGGGGCGCTTTTTGTAACGTTTAATTTTACCATGATTTCCGTAAACTTGCCCAACCTGGGGGGCCGTGTTAACGTGACGCCCCAAAGTGAAAGAAGGAAGAGGAATTGGCACGCGTCGCGTTCGTTTTTCCAAGCACGGAAGCCGTAACCGTCATGCCGCCCTTGGGGCTGGGCATATTGGCGGCGGTACTGCGCGACGCAGGCCATGAGGTACTTGTTTACGACTTGGCGCGGCGGCACATTTCCACCCGCAAAATGATCGCCGAACTCGACGTCTGGCGCGCCGACTACGTCGGCTTGTCGGTCATGACGCCGAACTTCAGCAACGCCTTGGAGGTCAGCCGGGCTATCCGCACGCTGTCCCCCCGGCCGCTGCTGCTAATTGGCGGGCCGCACGTATCGGTTCATCCGCAGCGCAGCCTGACGGATTTCCAGGCGGATTACGCTTTCGTGCGCGAGGGTGAGGAAAGCCTGCCCGCCTTCCTCGCGACGTTGGAATCAGGGCGCGACCCGAGTGAAGTGCAGGGCCTCGTTTTTTCCCGGGACGGCGAAGTAATTGACACCGGCCCGGCTGAGGCCATCAGCGATTTGAACGCCTTGCCTTGGGTGGCGTGGGATTTGCTCGAACCGGAGCACTACCCGCCGATACCGCACCAGCTTTTTGTGCGGGAGTTGCCCGTGGCGCCGATTATGACGACGCGCGGCTGTCCTTTCAACTGTTCGTTTTGCGCCACGACATGGCTTTTCGGCAGCGACATTCGACGCCGGGACCCGCTGGACGTCATCGCCGAGATGGAGATGCTTGCCGACCGGCACGGCATTCGGGAATTTCATATCGAAGACGACAATCCCACTTTGGTGCGCGAGCATATCGTGACTTTTTGCGAAGCTCTAATCGCCAACAGTCGCCGTTGGACGTGGAAGTTCCCGAACGGAGTCATGGTCAACACGCTGGATGAAGAACTGATCGACTTGTTCACGCGAGCCGGGTGCTACCAGATCAGCCTGGGCATCGAAACACTGTCGGAAACGACCCACTTCGGCAAAACCGTGGAATTCGAACGCCTGGACAAAATCATCGCCTGGTCGAAGGCGCGGGGCCTGCAAACCCAGGGGCTGTTTGTCATCGGCTTGCCCGGCGAAGACGAGGCGACAATTAAGCGCTCCATTCACCACAGCACCAAGCTCGGTCTCGATTTTGCCCACTACGGCAATTTCGTGCCCCTACCCGGCAGCAAGTGGGGCGACCAGATGCACCAGGCCGGGGCCGACTTTGCGCACATCAACTTTTTCACGGCGCACAACGGCGCGCCGCTGCTTCCGAAAACGGCCAAGCGAATTCAGCGCTTCGCCATTCTGCGTTTCTACCTACGACCGCGCGTGCTGTGGAATCTGCTGAAAATGCTCAAGCTGCGGCAACTGGGCGGCGTCCTGTACACCGCGCGCCGCTACTTACTGGGTTAGCTCGGCGAGCACCGACCGCAATTCATTGAAGACAATTCGCGTACCCAAAGCGGTGAGGTGTGTGTCGTCGGGGAAATAAAGGAGGTCGTCGGAGTGGGTGGCGCGGCGGTCCGCCAACGCCCAATGAACCTCCGCGACGCGCGCGCCCCGGCGGCGCGATTGTTTCACAAAATCGTCCAGCACCTCGTACACGGCGCGGTCGGCCAAATCCGGAATCAAATCGTGGTAGACGGTTTCCTTATCCGGCGCGATGACGGTAACCAATTCGATATTGCGGCGGGCGAGTTTCGCGCGCGCTTCCACCAGCGCCGTGACGGCCGCGTTTGCTCGCTTGCGTTGCGCGGCAGGCGACCGTTTAACCCAAGAGCCTTCGGCATAAAAGAGAAAACCGGTCGTCGGGTCGAAATGCGCAATCTGCGGCGGGAAGTCGTACAGCCGGGCCGACCACAGCGCGCCTTGCCGCAACCGTTCGGCCGCCCACGTCACCAAGCTGCGCCGCGACGCCAAGTGCGTTCGCTCGCGCCACAATGCGCGCGGGCCGCGGCGGTGGGTGCGGCGATATTCGTTCTGATCGGCGTAGGCGCGCGGACGGAAGGTTTCGGCTTCGGGAATCGTGAACAGGTCGGCGTTCAGTTCGCGTTCCACGTGAAAGGCGACGACGACGCGCGGGGTCGCGTCGCGGAAACGTTCGTCGTAAAAGAAGCCGCGCAAAGGCATCGTCGCGTAGTTGTAGGTTACCAACCCGAGCTCGCTTTCGATGAGCGCGGCGAGGGTTTCATGGTCGGAAAGCTGCGAGCCCGCGGCAAAGGAATCGCCGACCACCACGACCTGCGGGCGGCGGTCGGCCCAACCGACCGGGTTGCGGAAGCCGTATTCGTCGACGGTGAAGACTTGCCTGTGCCGGTGTTTCAACTGCGGCACGCCCGCGATATTGCCCAAGTCGCCGGAAGCCTGCCCGGCGTAGCGCGCGTGCGGATGGAAGGGCAGATCGGGCGCCGCCACGACTTCCCAGGCGCGAAACGCGGTCCAGCTAAGCGGTGCGACATGCGACACCCACTGCACGAGGGCCAGGGCGAACCACACGCCGGCCACAACGGCTATGTGCCGCCACGGCTTCGCGGTTGATGTTTGGCGTTCGGGCGTCTTCACCTTTCTCCCTTAGAACTGGAAGTACAAAAACGGATGCACGACCGACCCGAACAGGGCGATCGCGCTCAACAAAAACAAAAGCGCCAAGCCGGCGGATTTCATCCACGTGGGGCGCTCGCTTATTTCCCATGAATTGCGGAAGCCGAATGCGACGACCAAGCCGATCACTCCGACCACCAACGGCAGGCGGAACGACTGGCCCAGCAATTGCGACCCGGTTAGGTCGAAGGCCACCAGGCGGCCGAATATCTTGCCGGACGCGGTCAAATCGGCGGCGCGGAACAGAAGCCACCCCAAGCTCCACACGACGTGAAGCCAAACGACCTGCACGATACGAGGCGCGCGGTGGAACACCGAACGGCCGCCCAGCGGGCGTTCAATCATCAGCCATAGGCCTTGCCACGCTCCCCACAGGACATAGGTCCAGTTCGCGCCGTGCCACAAACCGCCCAGCAGCATCGTAAGGCCGAGGTTGCGATAGACCGCCCAGCGCGGGCCGCGCGAGCCGCCGAGAGGAAT of the Candidatus Lernaella stagnicola genome contains:
- a CDS encoding AAA family ATPase produces the protein MLLPSPMESVRIHVEADYPLMYILTYEESRVQAHLTMLAATLQPARNIYIWSTTEGYNDGPDGPGYALGDPVAAIDLAIETVDAGLFILKDFHAYLKARPDVVRRLRDAHSLLKGTGKTILILAPILTIPPEMEKQITIVDYPLPDMVEIGEILADTVETRNMHALDNLNAQDSEALIRSFLGLTAEETSAVAGKILATRGTFEISAIEEVIEEKRQLLRKSEIVEFVPNTIRMRHVGGLNNFKKWAKIRARGFTKEARDFGLPVPKGILITGISGCGKSLVIQALAAHWRLPLMRLDMGRIFSDFGGSPEESLRRAILTVEAVAPAVLWIDEIEMGISVFSDSVESGSTSRIFASFLTWMQEKKAPVFTAATANDIDRLPPEMIRKGRFDEIFFVDLPDYAERAEIFRIHLEKRGKKASTVSIEGLAKSAGGYTGAEIETAIISGLYAAFSEHRELEISDIYRALNAMVPLSVTMKEEITKTKRWADNRAVRAN
- a CDS encoding radical SAM protein; its protein translation is MARVAFVFPSTEAVTVMPPLGLGILAAVLRDAGHEVLVYDLARRHISTRKMIAELDVWRADYVGLSVMTPNFSNALEVSRAIRTLSPRPLLLIGGPHVSVHPQRSLTDFQADYAFVREGEESLPAFLATLESGRDPSEVQGLVFSRDGEVIDTGPAEAISDLNALPWVAWDLLEPEHYPPIPHQLFVRELPVAPIMTTRGCPFNCSFCATTWLFGSDIRRRDPLDVIAEMEMLADRHGIREFHIEDDNPTLVREHIVTFCEALIANSRRWTWKFPNGVMVNTLDEELIDLFTRAGCYQISLGIETLSETTHFGKTVEFERLDKIIAWSKARGLQTQGLFVIGLPGEDEATIKRSIHHSTKLGLDFAHYGNFVPLPGSKWGDQMHQAGADFAHINFFTAHNGAPLLPKTAKRIQRFAILRFYLRPRVLWNLLKMLKLRQLGGVLYTARRYLLG